In Fragaria vesca subsp. vesca linkage group LG5, FraVesHawaii_1.0, whole genome shotgun sequence, the genomic stretch CTACCCGTATTAAACTATCTTAACTTATATGTAGGGATATTTTTGTAATTAACCTTATTACGATTCTAATTCCTACATTTTAGTAAACACATAAATGAGAATCAACCCAAGTTTCTCTGATTTCAGATAACAAGTAAACAAAAGAATGGGAATGACTCCTCCTCTCTCTCATTCCTCCTCAATCCCATTACCGTTTAGTAAATACAAGACTATATACAAAATTTGGTTTCTGTGTCACTTTGCTACTTATTATACATAAGAGACTATATATTGATCAAAAAACAAAAAAAGAGAGATTTGGTCTCCTGCTTGTTTTTGATGCAGAGTATAGGATAGAACGGTAATAGATTGGTTGGAAGTAGGTACCATCTAATATAGGATACATGTTTTTGGTTACCTGATTATGTTATGCACCGTGTAATATTGGTGGTTTGAGGGAATCCTTATTGGGGTTTCTAGTTTCCTACTGCCCCAATTCAACGTTTATACAAGTTTAGGTTTTATCATGTATGAACATGACTTGTTTACCGTTCGTCCGTTCCCCATATTTAAGCATGTTTTTCTTGTTCAGTACTATGGACGAATACTTATTCTTAGATAAAAAAAAAAAAAACTTTAAGTGATCATCCATTATATAATTGGTAACAACGTTTTCGCTTCTTTTTCGTTTCAAAATGAATTCAGAGAGAATACATGCATAGATAAATGCATTTCATACTAGAAATTAATGAGATTAGAGAGATTACAAGAAAGAAATGAAGAACAAAGCTAGTTAACAAAAGAGATCGATCATTAAGAAAGGTCATAGATGAAACAGCTAGCAAGGATGTTCTTTCTTAAAAGAACAGATCGTTTATACAAATCCATACATCAGTACTTCCTACTTGGCAAATAAATGAGTAACATCACTCCTACATATGATCAATATTTTATGAGACTAGCTTGGCCTTCTGCTGCAACCTCTGATCTCCTAATTGGATCATTAGAGCCCTAGCTAGTAAATTGGCTGCTGCATGCTAGTCATCTTTGGAACATTCTTGTTGACCACGTACCTCATCATTGGACGAGGGCAACGTGAGAACCCAGGAGGAGGAGCCAAAACATTCCGGCCTCTCGTGAAGAATGGATGCCGAAGAGCTTCCGCGGCACTTGGCCTATTCGATGGGTCCCAAGAACACAGAGACTCAATGAGATCGAGAGCCGATTCACTGGCAGACGTCACTAAAGCTCGAAACCCGAAACCCTTCTCCGGCTCAAGTTTAGGCCAGTTCATCCATGACTCCCAAGTTGGTGCCCCTATCACTTTGCATATCTCTTTCAACTGATCGGCAGAACTCTCAGCGATGAAGAGAGGCCGCATGAGATACAGCTCAGCTATGATTACCCCAACCGCCCACATGTCCACTTTCTCATCGTACTCGAACGGTCGAAGCTTCTTGTTTTTCAAGAACATCCGAAGCAGCATCTCCGGGGCACGATAACTCCTTGTGGTGACATAATGATGGTGGAATAGGCTTTCATCGGATTCTATCTCCGTAGCACTACCAAGATCCGAGATCTTGAGGACGCCATGCTTGTTGACCAAGAGATTCTCCGGCTTCAGGTCCCTGTGCATGAAGCGGCGGTTTCGATGCATGAAGTCGAGTCCCTGCAAGACTTGGAAGCTAAAAAATTTGATCTCGGCTTCCGAGAAAGGGACTCCCATCCTCAGCCTATGGTTGATGAGATGTCGAAGGCTGCCGTCCATGTACTCGAAAACCAAGAAAACGGTGTTGTGTTGGCGTTCAGCTCCCTTGAATCCCACTATCTTGGGGTGCTGCAAAATCTGGAGAGCACGGACTTCCGGCAGATACGACATGGGATGACAGTTTGGCTTCAACTGTTTGATCGCCACATATTGACCAGTGAGGTGGTCGATCGCCTGATACACCCGCCCGAAACTACCTTCACCAACTTGCTTGATGATATGGTATCTCTCCATGGAACAAAATCAGAAGAAGACTGTGCCCTAATCTTGGTGTTGATGATCTCCAAGAGAACCTAACCCAAGAACTGGGGAAACCTTAGGAAAGAATAGAAATCACTCTCAAACTGTCACTTAAATTGGAAATGAGAGCACTGAAGGGCAGTAGTTCCTATTTATAAACTCCCATCGCTCATTTTCCTACTGACTTACGGATTCCCAATCCTATCTAGTTTAGGCAAGATTGAGTTGCTTGAGCCCAAAGTTTAGGGAGATTGGCGGTTAAACCCAGCGCCAATGGCCCAATGAGGAGTAAACGAGCTCGATCTACAGCGTGTGGTGTCAACGCGCTTCACTCGTACTTGTAATGGCGTCGTTTAATGCCTTAATGGTTATCCGAGTCCCTCTTATCCGAGTCTCATTGTCAAATTGACAGCTACCTATTCATAATCTTGCTAACAAGTACGTACCGCAGAAGATTTCAAGTTTCCCAATTTGAAACTCACATTTAACAATATGCAGCGTTGCTGCGGATTTGGTTTCTTTGGTTTGAAGATTGAAGAATTTTGGTTGAGTGTATGATCCCATAGAACTCCCGAATGAAAATGGAAAAGAGATGGCTGTGAGGAAAAGAGGTTATGAACTATATATAAATTGTGAGGGTTTTCCGAAATATATAAGACCCATCATCCATCGAAAAAGAAAAAAAAAAAGAAGAAGAAAAGAAAGAAGACCCATCATATATATAGAAGATTAACATTGCATGCATAAGCACGCTGCTAAATGCTCCAAACTATTTCTACGTTAGTTTATATAAAATCACAACACTGACAAAAAGGCCGCGACGTCGATCATATAACGTACGTAGAGACACGGGTTAATCACTTGTTCTTGTACAACTAATTAAGGCTAATGACTGCAACGCATACTAACTATAGGTAGCACATATCCACACCATAATCAAATTTTGATAAATTATAAAGACAACACCATAATCAGATCGATAGGTTCAACTAGGGAAGCTGTGATACAACTCCAATGGCAACTCATGAAACTAATCCATCGATCATGCAAATCAACAGCAGGACCCGTACTGTACGTAGTAAAAACAAAACAAATTTAGCTTTTGTTCATGTATAAAAACACGAGCAAAGCAAACAAAATAATAAATAAAGATACTGATATTGGTGTATTTTGCTCACTATTTTTTTTATTTATTTATTTTGGAGACTATAATGGTCAGTAGATAGAGTACGTAGATATATATGAGAAGTAAACCATTCTCTCAAAATATGAGTTTGCATTGTGTTGTAATCTTTGTCGGTCACGATTATATTTATGTTCAAAAGTGAAATTGAAAGAACTTAAAGTTCGCATTGTGATGTTTACCTATATATGTTCACTATTATTAGATTATGATTAAACTCTTAACATTTTGATCAATCTTGCCCTAGCTGTATGATCACTATTGATATATGGTTATCTAATTTTGTTGCTGATATAATGATAGTTTTCAAGTACGATAATAAGCGTACAAAGGCAAGACCAGGCAGACCTAAGCCTAGGGTCACAATTTCTAAGGGGCCTCAATTTATTTAATTTTTTTTAATGTAGGCTTGTAATTTAAAAAATAAAAAAATTAGAAGAAGAAGAAGTGTGATCATCACTCTAGGTCTATCTTTCTCACTTCTTTTGTTTTTGGTCAAGGATCTTTCTCACTTCAAATATATATTTTTTCATTCTCAATTCATTGCATAAAAGCCTTCTTACTTCAATTTGTTTTGTTTTCCTTCTCCATGTGTTTGTGATGAAATTAAGAAGTATAACATTCCTACCTTATTTTGTTTGGAGCATGTAATTATGAGATCGTAATTTTTTTTTTTAAACTTTGAGAATTTGTAACTTGTGAGCTATTAATATGTTTGTATTTGGTAGAACAATGAACAATTTTTTTCATCGTTGTGTTTTAGGGATTTCAAATCGTCCTTCTTTCAACAATAATGAACAATTCTTTTTTTTTTTTTCGAGTGTTTATTTTGAGGGCCTCGAAATATTTTCCGCCTTGAGCCTTCATGAACACAGGGCCGGCCCTGTGTATATGTGGCTTGTGGATGCTGGCTGGCAAAGTTATGCGAAGCTTTTATGAGATTTTTGATAGTTACCTTTGTGGTTTTACTCAATACAACTCGAGAAACAATCGTTGGTACGTGTTAAAGTAGGGATAAAATTACTTTCGATCTGACGACTACGATGCATGTGTCAATGGTTATTTTAGTTCAAAGTTTGTGCTGAGGGTGATGAAAAAAGAAAAGATTGTGTTTAAATTAACTCCACTCTTATTTGGTTTGTATTCCCTTGAATAAGATGATTGAATGAGTTTCATGACTACGTTATTGGTTCATTTGGCTTTCCTTACCTTTTGGACTCATCTCCTTTAAAACGCAGCATGGGTTAAATGCCATTCACCTTTTTTTTGTCTTTTTTCTTTTTTCTTTTTTGAGGTGAAATAGTGGAGGTAGTTCCATTGATCAAAGATCATGACGACCAAAACGGTCAAACATGAATAGTTTAAAGACCATACAAGCAGCATAGCTAGAAATCTAAATACGGACTATATCTAAAAATTGAAATAACAACCTCAAAACTACATAAAAAAAGGTGGATATGACAAACTAGAAAGCATATAACCTCCTAAACTCCAACAACGACTCAACTTTCAATATATCGAATCAGGCCTAAGACCCAATGGTGTACATTTCATCAAATTGAAAAGAAAGAAAGGGATTGGTAGGGTTTAAAAGGGATCCTTTTCATAGCAAGCCATAACAAATCTAACCTAGACTTTAGTCCAAAATAAAACCCAACAAGGAAAAGAATAATGAAATGGGCTATAGTCAAGCCCAGCCCACATGACACACTCTCCCTTTGTTAGATCCGACTGAACCAGCCCCGACTAGATCCGTCGGAGCCGCCACAGCCGCCGAATTAATCCGGCGGTCTCCTCTGCCATGATGTCATGGCTCCTTGGCCTTGTTGTATCGCTGTAGATGACCCCGAAGCCGCCGCTACTATCGAAAAGATCCTCCAAGCACGGAACCACCTACCTGTAACACCCTGACCCAGGTGTTAAAAATATAAACGAATAAAATAAATAAGGAAATCCTAATTCGAAAATGAGATAGGATCTCATAATCAAACAAAACGATAAACATTTTTGTCGTGTTTGGAACCTAAAATTTATTTTGTTAATTTGCGGCTGCACCCAAAACTTGATCGGGCTGCCTACGTACCCTTTTAAATGGATCAAGCCACTCGTAGTTCAGCATTTTAGTCCTACTTCTCTACCTTCTCTAACCACATCACATTTACCACCATAAGTCCAAAATCAAACCATACTTATGCAAATCATCAAACATGCATTCTTTCACCTTGAACCCAAGTTTACTAAACATTCTAACTAGATTTACTATGGACACCCATTAGATATACTATGGACACCCATTTCAACTAACACCAATCCCAAATCCATACATAACACTCCAATATCCACTTCAATGCATAAGCACAATCCAACAACTGTCTAACAGTAATATTCCTATACCCGGTTATCAATTTTAACCGTTAATATCGCTAGTCTTCGGAAAATCCAAAACCTAACCTACATTACTCCAAAAATTGCTAACTTTCCACCAATGGGTTTCTCTCATTTTTAGCAATTTAATAAGCATGAAAAACTGCCCAAAAAGAGGCAGCACCGCCGGCTGGCCAGCGGCCAATCTCCGGCCATCCCCAATTGTCACCAAAATTTGACAGAACCTTCCTCTCAACATTTCGAACAACTTTCATGAACAACACTAAGCTCAGTTCTAGCTCTAAATAGTTCATTTGATCAAGAACAATAAAACCCGATTTGGGGCTAAAACCCTAAAATTTCGAAATCTCAAATTCTCCTCACACACACCATGAATCGAGTTACAAGCTTCTAGAGGAATGTTGTACTAATCAAACCCAACCTAATCATATAAAGAACTCACCGATCGGTGGCCTGAGGAGGGAGAAATCCGGTGAAAACCGAACCCGAACAGTCGAAGTTTCCTGACGTGTTTTCTCCCCAACGGCGGCGAGAGGGACGCCGCCACCACCCTAGATCGATAGGCCTTCTCCTTAGCTTCCTGTTGATACCCGGATCATCGCCCACTTCAGCTTGGCGGCCGCACAAGGCGGTGAAGAAGCTTCGGCAGAGAGAGAAAACGCGCGAGGGAAGAGAGAGAGAGGTGAGGTGAATTTTCTGATTTTTCTACCTTCCACCTTCGGTAAGTTTCTCTTTTTATACTCTTTACCGAAACAGTAACTTTCCGTTTTTAGACCATAACTTTCTCATACGAACTCCGATTTGTGCGTGCCACGTGTCCACGAACTCGTATTAATGTTCTCTACGACTTCCTTGCAGGAAGTTTTCCCAAATTATCGACTTAACGAAAAGTCAACTTTTTGGGTCCTTTAAGGTAAAACGGTTGCAAGGAACGATAATTGAAAATTTACTGTAACCTTCATAAATTCAAAAAAACATAGCTCGTCGCTCCGGAAAATAATCCGGGCATACCGGTGAGCTTGTATAAACGTGTACCACAACTTCGGAGTTTTAAATCCACTATTTACCGTTTTAAAAAAAACTCGAAAACAAACTCAAGCAGTCACTATTTAAATCTTTGAGCGCGAATAAAGAAAATCCGCGGTAACTCATAACCCCGAACAGTACCCTTTTAGGTACGGGGTATTACACTACCTCCTCCTCAAACCCGGAATCTAGATCTGTCTACCGCCTCAAAGCAATACTCTTCCAACGCCGTGTTCAAGTATTGACGTCGAAACCATCAAAACCCCAAGTCTCACCGCCGGCAAAACTCAAGATCATCAAAACTCAGCCACTCTACCTGCCAACATCCACTGTTGGGTAAGCACAGGGATGGCAATGAGTAGGGTAGGGTACGGTACGGGGATCAAAATACCGTACCCATACCTTTTTACATTTCTCATCTCCGTACCCGCCCCCGTACCCGTAATTAGATAATGAGGATTCCCCGTATCCGTACCTTTTGGGGATTACGTTTCCATACCCGTACTCGTACCCATTAACAATTATGTATTAAATTAATTTAAAAAAAATATATGAAATACAATTATATAAAAGTATGAAATTAAAATCAAATACTAAAATAAATAAGTTTCATGCTTCAATCCAATAAAAATAAATACAAATCTTGGTTAAAACAGAACAATACCGGTAAATTTTATTAAGAGAATAAAAATATATAATAAAAAGGAAGGTGGATCCATTAAATGTTTATTAAGAGAATCACAAATTTTTTTACATAAATATTTATTTATAAATTGTATATAAATATATATATATATAATAATAAATTATATAATTATATATAATAATATTTTCATCCTTAATGGGTGGGGATGGGGACGAATATCAAAATACCATACCCGCCCCGTACCCGATTTAAGAATCCGAATACTAGAGATCCCCATCCCCGTTACCCGTTTATACTCGTATATCTTTCCCGTTATGGTCGAATACCCGTGGGTACCCTACCCGCTGGGGATTATTGCTATCCCTAGGTAAGCAGCCTCCACTCCATCTTGGAACCCGACACCGGGACGTCTTCTACGCAGACAGACGACCATAAGGTTGTCGCTGCACTACTCTCGATTTGATTCATCTATTCATAATTATATTACAGACACCAAAAATTGTTACTAGTTTTAAAAAAAAAAAAAAAAAAAAAAAACTCCCAAATTGTTACCATGGAGGTAGCCTTGGAAGACAATTGCTCTCTTAGGTCTTGAAGATAATTGATCAACGAGCTCAAGGAGAATAATTTTCATGATGTTATCTTGAATGCTAGCTCCTTCCTGGAACAAAAGCTCTCGATCTGTGCGGAATTGGGTCTCTGAAATCCGTCATCCATTACTGTAAGTCAGCTACCTTGGCATACATTGTACATTGACATTCTAAGAACATGTTATCCTGTGCGTGTGACAAAACATGAAGAGAAGCGTGTGGCCGGCTAGGTACATTTGATATAGTGCTGAAGAGGCGGCACAAGTACGAGTACAAAACAAATTTCACAAGTATATATGATGCATCTGCCATTTTGATGAGTGGCCGAAATGCCAAAACAAATTTCTCAGAAACTAATACTCAAATTAGTACTTCAAGCGAAGATTCTTTGTCAAGAACAAATGGTTTATCGGAAATCTTACGCGCAAATTTAGCTGATGAAATGTAGCAATGTACACTCTCTCCATTCATGATGTGCTTGAGACTGGATAACGAGAGCTCCCCACATTGGAATCTTGCAAAAAAGTGTAGGTCGACGATCATATCATTCAAATTGGTCATTGTCCAACTTAATTGGAAATAAGAATATTCAATTAACCTGATGATGGTATCAACAACCAGAAGAGTATGTCATCACCACCATCAATGTCTTCAAAGTCTCCAGCACCATCACCATTGGAGAGGCCTAAGCTAATAGCAGATGCTTATGAAATGAATGAAGAGGAAAAAAATTTCATTGAAGATGATAGCAGGCGCGGAGCTAGGTGTAGTGTTGGTAAGGCTCAAGCCCAACCAAGATATTAATAATAATTTTAATAGCACGTATAATACATGCATATGTGAGAGAAATTTTTCAGTGCTACTGAAGGACCATGAGGTAGTATAACATGGTCTTACATTCCAATTAAATATTAACACATAGATTTTGTTAAGAAAAAATTACATCAGTTATTTTGTCAAAGACAATTTTGGGTTTGTTGTTGCTTTTTAAACCCCAAACTATAAACTCCAAACCCTAGACCCTAGACCCTAAACCCTAACCCCTAACCCATAAACCCTAAACCCTAAACCTTAAACCCTAACTCAAAACCCTAAACCCTAGTCCAAACTCAACAAAGACCCATGAAGATCATTTCACAAAAAATAGAAAACCTTAGTTTATATTTTAATTGTAATAAATACACGTGTCAATATTTGATTGGAATGTAGGACCACGTTATACTGCCACGTGGTCCTTCTGTAGCATCTAAAAATTTCTCATATCGATATGTGAAGCTTAATTTGTTAGGCTTGGTTAAGTCTCTCAACTAATACTAAATCCTCTCCGGTTCGAATCTCCTCGTTTTTATTATTTTACTTCCATGTTTCATTCCATGTTTTTATTCTTTTACTTCTTGTTTTCTTCATNNNNNNNNNNNNNNNNNNNNNATGCTAGGTCGTTTAAACTGAACACAAAATTATAACTTGGGATGATGCTATATATATACTTCCTTTTTTTTTTCTTTTTCCTTTTTTTAATAAATTGAGTAGCAGATCTAGTAAAGTATGTGTATTTAATGAATGAATTGGGTATTTAGTGAATAAGTGATGTATTTTAAATAAGGATATTGTAGGAAGGTTAGGTATATATGTGTATCTAGTAAAATGTTAAAATAATAAAGTCAATAGGTGATGTATTAAGAATGAGATGTGTATCTAGTAATTATAGATGTGTTAATAAAATTTCTCTATTACCCTTGATTAATAGTTTTATATAAATTCTTATTTTTTTTGCGTCTTAATAAAGTGTAAATCTAATATA encodes the following:
- the LOC101294857 gene encoding cyclin-dependent kinase F-4-like, coding for MERYHIIKQVGEGSFGRVYQAIDHLTGQYVAIKQLKPNCHPMSYLPEVRALQILQHPKIVGFKGAERQHNTVFLVFEYMDGSLRHLINHRLRMGVPFSEAEIKFFSFQVLQGLDFMHRNRRFMHRDLKPENLLVNKHGVLKISDLGSATEIESDESLFHHHYVTTRSYRAPEMLLRMFLKNKKLRPFEYDEKVDMWAVGVIIAELYLMRPLFIAESSADQLKEICKVIGAPTWESWMNWPKLEPEKGFGFRALVTSASESALDLIESLCSWDPSNRPSAAEALRHPFFTRGRNVLAPPPGFSRCPRPMMRYVVNKNVPKMTSMQQPIY